The Geotrypetes seraphini chromosome 12, aGeoSer1.1, whole genome shotgun sequence nucleotide sequence ATGGTGTACCTATATTTAGGTGCCTATTCttcatagaatactagtgtaacagtTGGTATATGTAGCTATATGTTAGATTTGAgcacttattacattacattagagatttctattccgccattaccttgcggtaaCCTTATGCCGGCCATAGAGCTGTTAcaaatgcttgtgcctaaatgCTGGGGATGTGAACATATGGTAATGTGTCCACTTTCCTCTTACTATAAGCCATTGGTGCTGATACATATGTTAAATAATGTGAAGGGCATTTTTCACCCAACTATATCTCCAGGAGTAGGGGATTATTGTGGCTGgtctcagtggcgtagcgaggctgagaggcgcccctctcccaccctcatctctgcccccccagctccttccccaatcccgccTGCCCTGCGCCCCTCCTTCCCTTgtatctctagttgaagttgttgcttgtggcggtcaacaacatgctcctcgcgagCCCATCAGCTTTCCCTATGACATcccttcctatgtgcggcacccggaagtgacgtcacagACGGGGTTGcaaagagcatgttgttgaccaccGTGAACAACTTCTTCAACTAGAGGGTatggggaaatggaagggggtgcACACGTGGAGGGGAAGAATTAGAAGAGGTGGGGGTAAGGAGGGTAGAGAAAGGGtgtcggtgcccccaccaacttgGCGCCCAGGCCAGAtcgcccccctctccccctccttactaagccactggctGGTCTAACATATTTGGAATAGAACAGTCTTCTTCCAAGTGGGAACACTAAAAACCATATCTGTGGGGAGTGCTACCAAAATGTATACAAAAACTTACCATCCCCCAACAAATCTAGTAAATAAAATCTGCAATCATCTCTGAGAGATCTTGGGCCCTCTTTTGTGACTTCATAACGGGCTTCCAAAGGGCTTCCAAACCCTTGCGTTTGCCCTTTTGGAAAGCTGCAGCCAGTGACCTCACCACCACTCACAGTGACatcactaagggggaaattctagaaaagGGGTTTAAATTTAAGCACCGGTAGGCGTTCTACCGGCGGCTAAGTTAAGTAACAAAGGCCGTTTAAAAGAGCAAAAAAACAACACCGTTAAAACATATACTGGCACTGGAATCAAGCCTACATCGGCACTTTAGGCCGCTGAATGCCACTATGGGCGTGGCTGACATCGGATGTCCTTAAAATACGTTTCGTGAATCAGCAAACAGTGAACAACTAAACTTAAATATACAGAGTGAGTGAACAGTTCGCGAGgaggggtgtcagatatgaccagtcCAAGCAATAATGCTTTCAAAGGTCTTGCAGTTCTTCATTCATCCCCTTCCATCCTCTTATGTATAATAATTTAGTGAATTTTGTGTATATATTCTTGATTATATTGGTTAATTCTGTTTTCCTTTCTTCCGAACAACTAAAGAGATCTTTATTAACTGTACTCTGGGCCATCCTTAAAATACGTTTCGTGAATCAGCAAACAGTGAACAACTAAACTTAAATATACAGAGTGAGTGAACAGTTCGCGAGgaggggtgtcagatatgaccagtcCAAGCAATAATGCTTTCAAAGGTCTTGCAGTTCTTCATTCATCCCCTTCCATCCTCTTATGTATAATAATTTAGTGAATTTTGTGTATATATTCTTGATTATATTGGTTAATTCTGTTTTCCTTTCTTCCGAAAAACTAAAGAGATCTTTATTAACTGTACTCTGGGCCATCCTTAAAATACGTTTCGTGAATCAGCAAACAGTGAACAACTAAACTTAAATATACAGAGTGAGTGAACAGTTCGCGAGGAGGGGTGTCAGAAATGACCAGTCCAAGCAATAATGCTTTCAAAGGTCTTGCAGTTCTTCATTCATCCCCTTCCATCCTCTTATGTATAATAATTTAGTGAATTTTGTGTATATATTCTTGATTATATTGGTTAATTCTGTTTTCCTTTCTTCCGAAAAACTAAAGAGATCTTTATTAACTGTACTCTGGGCCATCCTTAAAATACGTTTCGTGAATCAGCAAACAGTGAACAACTAAACTTAAATATACAGAGTGAGTGAACAGTTCGCGAACTGAAGAACTGCAAGACCTTTGAAAGCATTATTGCTTGgactggtcatatctgacacccctcCTCGCGAACTGTTCACTCACTCTGTATATTTAAGTTTAGTTGTTCACTGTTTGCTGATTCACGAAACGTATTTTAAGGATGGCCCAGAGTACAGTTAATAAAGATCTCTTTAGTTTTTCGGAAGAAAGGAAAACAGAATTAACCAATATAATCAAGAATATATACACAAAATTCACTAAATTATTATACATAAGAGGATGGAAGGGGATGAATGAAGAACTGCAAGACCTTTGAAAGCATTATTGCTTGgactggtcatatctgacacccctcCTCGCGAACTGTTCACTCACTCTGTATATTTAAGTTTAGTTGTTCACTGTTTGCTGATTCACGAAACGTATTTTAAGGATGGCCCAGAGTACAGTTAATAAAGATCTCTTTAGTTTTTCGGAAGAAAGGAAAACAGAATTAACCAATATAATCAAGAATATATACACAAAATTCACTAAATTATTATACATAAGAGGATGGAAGGGGATGAATGAAGAACTGCAAGACCTTTGAAAGCATTATTGCTTGgactggtcatatctgacacccctcCTCGCGAACTGTTCACTCACTCTGTATATTTAAGTTTAGTTGTTCACTGTTTGCTGATTCACGAAACGTATTTTAAGGATGGCCCAGAGTACAGTTAATAAAGATCTCTTTAGTTTTTCGGAAGAAAGGAAAACAGAATTAACCAATATAATCAAGAATATATACACAAAATTCACTAAATTATTATACATAAGAGGATGGAAGGGGATGAATGAAGAACTGCAAGACCTTTGAAAGCATTATTGCTTGgactggtcatatctgacacccctcCTCGCGAACTGTTCACTCACTCTGTATATTTAAGTTTAGTTGTTCACTGTTTGCTGATTCACGAAACGTATTTTAAGGATGGCCCAGAGTACAGTTAATAAAGATCTCTTTAGTTGTTCGGAAGAAAGGAAAACAGAATTAACCAATATAATCAAGAATATATACACAAAATTCACTAAATTATTATACATAAGAGGATGGAAGGGGATGAATGAAGAACTGCAAGACCTTTGAAAGCATTATTGCTTGgactggtcatatctgacacccctcCTCGCGAACTGTTCACTCACTCTGTATATTTAAGTGACATCGgatgtggcattaggcagcctaaagtgtcTACATAGTCGCGATTCAAAACAAAgagaggtgccagaaatgtaggcacggaaaacccaggcctacatttccggcgcctacctttcgtGAAGGCGTGGTTTTCTTTAAGGCGCcgtcgtgtgattgacacacgatcagcagCCGCTGATAtcggtgccctatagagaatccgggcctcagcATGCACAGTCAACGTGCCATGGGCCAGGAAGCACGTAGGACCCTATGTTGGCTGCACTAAGCAGGTCAAATTGATCCAATCAGGTTACAACCAGGTAAAGTGCCTTGAAGCAAAGTGGCAGCAAATGCGTAACATGTGATTGGAAACTTGGTTAAAACTAGATTCTTAGCAAGTCATAATAGCTTTTGTTGGATCAGTATAATAACTATGCCAAAGGTGATGTGCCTTTTctagaaataaagcaaaattctGAGGACGGGGATCAGTGTGATTCTTTTGGAAACTTTCGTCTTGATTAGTGATTGCTGCATTTAATATTCCAGACGTGTAAAAAATGACTCCCAAGTGGAGGTGCAGTACCAGGAGATTTCCTTACCTGTCCTTTCCGGTCTCCCTTTTGAAGAGCTCATCAAACTGCAGCATCTTCTGCCGTGTAATCATGTGCACTTTCAACTGAGGCAGTATCTGATTCATCAGCTGCAGGTTATTATAAACCAAACCTTTTCCATCTCTCCGCATATAGTTGCTGGGACCCCAAAAGATAAACACAGTACCTTGGCTCACATTTAAGAGTTCGTTGCGATTTCTAAGAATCCTCTGGATGCTGGAGTGTGCTATGACTCGGAGGCTCGTTTTGTTGCCCACGTCTTTTCCATAGCCCCTCGTGGGCGCATCGTTCATTCGTATTACGCACTCGGTCTGGTCAATTGTATCGCCCAGTTTGCTTCCCAGCAGGTGACCAGAGCTTGTTACGAGAGCACATTCCTTGCAGTGCATTTTCAGAGGCtgcagaaatgaaagaaagggctTGGTATTAGGTGCAGGCACTTTCTCATCTCGCTCAAAGCCAGTTACTAGTCAAAGATTCATCATCAAAACTAAAAATGGATCTGAAGATAGAGCCCATTAGCAGGTAATAATCCTTGAACAGAAATCATGAGAAGCTGCTTTCTGTACTTTCAGTGCAAAAGAAGTGATCAACTAAAATCATAAATAATATTTGCTGCAAGAAGAGAAGCATTTGCTATGCAAGcagtggaatggggggggggggacttccaAAACTTCTCCCTTTGTTCTGCATTTGttctctccttttcctctgaCTCCCAAATCTAGCATTACTCCCCTGGTCTACCTTAACACATTTGCCGGTGCTGCAGCAACGCACCTTCGGTGCTACAtccaggaaacaggaagtgacatcagcaaggACAGGATATAGAAGAGGGAAGCCTGAGGGGTTGAAGCTGGCAGCGAAGGTGTTTCATGCTGCACGGGCAAAGATGATGAGGTAGAttggagagggcagggggaaTTGTCAAGCTACAGGAGGGGAATGTCAGTTCTGGGTAGGGTTTACAGATAttctctttaaaaagaaaagagggcacgtgtccctgccccattctgcccctggCTCTGCCCTCACATGAATATTGTATCTCCTTCCCCGAGTTCTGGTCTGCGTCTAGAGGACCTCTGGGTGTCAATGCGAGGACATCACATGCACGCATGTGATGTCTCATGTTGACAactgcacatgcacagaggccctctagacatggGCCAGAGCTCAGGGAAGAGAAATGACCCCGAGCTgaaggacttccaaaacccggacagactaccaacaaatatcttcctacttggggccatgacaccaacaACGCTTCATGactttcattcctaccagaacaccaggccttggtcacacatgcaggacacagataaaccctatgcaaatacaggaccataaactaaaagtcataatatacacaaacaaaaccctaagatgccagactctgcattcaGTTCAAcaacagagaaacagaaatacatttcttcctgaacagtgcaaaatatagaaagccgatgtaaattctgaaaacggacatatttcaatcactaaattgaaaataaaatcacttgtcctacctttgttgtctgataatTTTACTTTTCTACTATTTTTTCCCAGTCTTTGTTGTACTTCCTTATGTCTTgactcttaactctgtttccaaggtcttcttatccatttgctgttttctctccttcactttctgcattaacttttaataatcaactttcttccttttaattttttttcttccttagatCTATCtaattttccatgtcttcccttcccatctatccatgtgcactatctcctacctctctctgtccttccccaccatccatgtgtaccatctcctccctttttcttctcctctattcccatctatccataaacagcatttcttccatctcttttcccttctccatccctcccacccctgTGCACCATGTTCTcccactctctccttcccctccatccctatgtaccatatcctctttctttttctctctcctacggtctgacatctgtcttccccctttccccctcatatggtctgggatctttatcctcttTTTCCCACAGTTGGGCATCTCTCCCCTCcattctttctcttcccccccctttgtggtctggcatctctctttccctccccccactttagtcttgaatccctctctcctctttcctttccttggtctgacatctctttcttctcccctcccccctccccatccagtggtctgacatctctatccttccctttaccccccctcccatggtctggcatctttatctgacccttcccttcccttcactcccctggcatctctcctttccttttctccccatccccacaatccagcatctctctcatcctCCCCTTGCTATTCTTCCTCTACCCCGGGATCCAGTGCTTGTTCACCCAGCGCTGCTGTAAGTCTTCAGGTAGTTGGCAGCATgactgaagtaaacacgctgccttctgCAACCCAAAAGCTTCCTTTCGGCAACTGCTTTCCACCTATGTGGGGACAGGAAGTAATACCAGAGGAGGAGCTTCCGGGTCAatgaaggcagtgtgtttacttcaaTCATGCTGCCGACAGCCCGAACACTTACAGAAGTACTGGGTGAAGAAGCACCAGATCCtgcgagggagggaggggaaaggaggACTCTAGATAGGTGCGTGAGCTGCCTTAGGGGGTACTAGATGTCCGGTTTCCCtggacaaaaattataaaattaaaaaccgCCCAGACTCCTGacaca carries:
- the ST6GALNAC5 gene encoding alpha-N-acetylgalactosaminide alpha-2,6-sialyltransferase 5 isoform X5, translated to MVALFHLPPPSHLAFTSMQPLKMHCKECALVTSSGHLLGSKLGDTIDQTECVIRMNDAPTRGYGKDVGNKTSLRVIAHSSIQRILRNRNELLNVSQGTVFIFWGPSNYMRRDGKGLVYNNLQLMNQILPQLKVHMITRQKMLQFDELFKRETGKDRKISNTWLSTGWFTMTIALELCDRINVYGMVPPDYCRDPNHLSVPYHYYEPLGPDECTMYLSHERGRKGSHHRFITEKRVFENWARTFNIHFFQPDWKPDSLAANQPEMKAAP